In Cytobacillus oceanisediminis, the following proteins share a genomic window:
- a CDS encoding PLP-dependent aminotransferase family protein has translation MEHKFAERARFVTSSETREILKVTERPEVISFAGGLPAPELFPVEALKDVCNAVLNEEGAAALQYSTTEGYIPLREAICQRMKMAGIDSSFENVLITSGSQQAIDLTGRLFINEGDAIICESPTYLAAINVFKSYKAQFIEVAMDDDGMVMEELEQKLQEHPDAKFIYTIPDFQNPTGRTLKLERRKRMIELANQYDVLIVEDNPYGAVRFAGVELPPVKHFDTEGRVIYLSTFSKIFTPGLRLGWICADETFIDKYVAFKQTADLHTDSFAQRITAKYMELYDIEEHINKIKAVYKERCTAMLSCIEEFFPNNLSYSKPEGGLFIWVELPEGIDSAHIFTECLKNNVACVPGAPFFPNGTQTNTLRLNYSNMSKEKIIEGMKRMGEVLHQELEINNSFYDSLTV, from the coding sequence ATGGAACATAAATTTGCTGAGAGAGCTCGCTTTGTAACATCTTCCGAGACACGTGAAATATTAAAAGTAACAGAAAGACCAGAAGTTATCTCTTTTGCGGGAGGTTTGCCAGCTCCAGAGCTGTTTCCTGTAGAAGCTCTAAAGGATGTATGCAATGCTGTATTGAATGAAGAAGGTGCGGCTGCCCTTCAATATAGTACGACTGAAGGATATATTCCTTTGAGAGAAGCTATTTGTCAGAGAATGAAAATGGCTGGGATTGACTCCAGCTTTGAAAATGTTCTTATTACATCAGGATCCCAGCAGGCAATCGACCTGACGGGAAGATTATTTATCAATGAGGGAGATGCTATTATTTGCGAAAGCCCGACCTATCTTGCAGCCATTAATGTATTCAAGTCATATAAGGCCCAATTTATTGAAGTAGCAATGGATGATGATGGAATGGTGATGGAAGAGCTGGAGCAAAAGCTGCAAGAGCATCCTGATGCAAAATTTATTTATACAATTCCTGATTTCCAAAACCCTACTGGCCGCACCTTAAAACTCGAAAGACGAAAAAGAATGATTGAGCTTGCTAATCAATATGATGTGCTGATTGTAGAGGATAATCCCTATGGAGCTGTAAGATTTGCTGGAGTGGAACTCCCGCCTGTGAAACATTTTGACACAGAAGGCAGAGTCATTTATTTAAGCACTTTCTCTAAAATTTTCACTCCCGGTCTTCGGCTTGGCTGGATTTGTGCGGACGAAACTTTCATTGATAAGTATGTTGCTTTTAAGCAAACAGCTGACTTGCACACGGATAGCTTTGCTCAAAGAATTACGGCAAAATATATGGAGCTTTACGATATCGAAGAGCACATAAATAAAATAAAAGCTGTTTATAAAGAAAGATGCACAGCTATGTTATCCTGCATTGAAGAATTTTTCCCAAATAATTTATCTTACAGTAAGCCGGAAGGCGGATTATTTATTTGGGTTGAGCTTCCGGAGGGCATTGATTCAGCGCATATATTCACAGAGTGCCTGAAAAACAATGTTGCTTGTGTACCTGGTGCTCCCTTTTTTCCAAATGGCACACAAACAAATACATTGCGTTTAAATTACTCCAATATGTCTAAAGAGAAAATCATTGAAGGGATGAAGCGTATGGGAGAAGTATTGCATCAGGAGTTAGAAATAAACAACTCTTTTTATGATTCATTGACAGTCTGA
- a CDS encoding antibiotic biosynthesis monooxygenase family protein yields MILEAVMLQVKQGMEEEYEEAFREASKIISSMKGYIFHELQRCMEVRGKYLLLVKWESLEDHTIGFRQSIEYQDWKKQLHHFYDPFPEVEHFENVPL; encoded by the coding sequence ATGATACTAGAAGCAGTAATGTTACAAGTTAAGCAGGGTATGGAGGAGGAATATGAAGAAGCATTTCGTGAAGCATCAAAAATTATTTCTTCTATGAAAGGTTACATATTTCACGAGCTTCAGCGATGTATGGAAGTTAGGGGTAAATATTTATTGCTGGTGAAGTGGGAATCATTGGAGGACCATACAATTGGGTTTAGACAATCGATAGAGTATCAAGATTGGAAAAAACAGCTGCACCATTTCTATGATCCATTTCCTGAAGTTGAACATTTTGAAAACGTTCCTCTTTAA
- a CDS encoding ArsR/SmtB family transcription factor, translating into MKHDDVCEVTCVDEEKVRRVKESVSHQNTSAVAQIFKALSDDTRVKIAFSLCEEEELCVCDVANIVGCTTATASHHLRLLRNMGLAKYRKEGKLVFYSLDDDHVKQLIQIALTHQKEVEHYE; encoded by the coding sequence TTGAAGCACGATGATGTTTGTGAAGTAACCTGCGTCGATGAAGAGAAAGTAAGGCGTGTGAAAGAATCTGTCTCCCATCAGAATACCTCTGCTGTTGCCCAAATATTTAAAGCGTTATCTGATGACACTAGGGTTAAGATTGCCTTTTCCCTATGTGAAGAAGAAGAATTATGTGTCTGTGATGTAGCCAATATTGTTGGGTGCACTACGGCAACGGCTTCTCACCACTTACGTCTTCTTCGAAATATGGGCTTGGCGAAATACCGGAAGGAAGGCAAATTAGTCTTTTATTCGCTCGATGATGATCATGTCAAACAGCTGATTCAAATTGCCTTAACACATCAAAAGGAGGTGGAGCACTATGAGTGA
- a CDS encoding heavy metal translocating P-type ATPase, with protein MSEALAKSDEKNVYRVQGFSUAGCAAKFEKNVKHLDGVSDANINFGASKLTVYGEATIEELEKAGAFENLKVIPEKERFEEKKEPFLKKHATVIASLVLLIIGWFAGQLNGEESIFSILAYGASMVIGGYRLFTTGLKNLIRLQFDMRTLMTIAVIGAAFIGEWGEGATVVILFAISEALETYSMDKARQSIRSLMDIAPREALIRRGNKEMMVEVEDIQLGDIMIVKPGQKIAMDGIVVKGLSSVNQAAITGESVPVAKTAEDEVFAGTLNEEGLLEVKVTKHVDDTTIAKIIHLVEEAQAERAPSQAFVDKFAKYYTPLIMLIALGVAVVPPLFFGADWDTWIYQGLAALVVGCPCALVISTPVAIVTAIGNAAKNGVLIKGGIHLEEMGAIKAIAFDKTGTLTKGIPMVTDYLPQSNANSNELLSIVAALEKGSQHPLASAIMKKAEEENAPYQDISIEDFSSIMGKGIKGIFQNRMYYVGSPNLFEELLTNGIPAELKATIAHLQKQGKTVMVAGTSKEVLGLIAVADVLRENSKNVIENLHSMGIQKTIMLTGDNEGTANAIGEQVSVSDIKAELLPQDKLTFIKDLRNKYDRVAMVGDGVNDAPALAASTIGIAMGGAGTDTALETADIALMADDLGKLPFTVKLSRKALSIIKQNITFSLGIKLVALLLVIPGWLTLWIAIFADMGATLIVTLNGLRLLRIKDK; from the coding sequence ATGAGTGAGGCTTTAGCGAAATCAGATGAAAAAAATGTCTATCGTGTACAGGGTTTTTCCTGAGCAGGCTGTGCTGCAAAGTTCGAAAAGAACGTAAAACACCTGGATGGTGTTTCTGATGCAAATATAAATTTCGGTGCATCAAAGCTGACGGTTTATGGAGAAGCAACCATTGAAGAACTAGAAAAGGCCGGAGCTTTTGAAAATTTAAAAGTTATCCCTGAAAAGGAGCGATTTGAAGAGAAGAAAGAACCTTTTCTGAAAAAACATGCGACTGTCATTGCCTCCCTTGTCCTCCTCATAATTGGCTGGTTTGCCGGGCAGCTGAATGGAGAAGAGAGCATTTTTTCGATTCTAGCGTATGGTGCCTCTATGGTAATTGGCGGTTATCGCCTTTTCACAACAGGGCTGAAAAATTTAATTCGCCTTCAGTTTGATATGAGAACACTTATGACGATTGCCGTCATTGGTGCTGCCTTTATTGGGGAATGGGGCGAAGGAGCAACCGTCGTCATCCTATTTGCGATTAGTGAAGCTCTTGAAACGTATTCCATGGATAAAGCTCGTCAATCGATCCGTTCCTTAATGGATATAGCTCCACGGGAAGCCTTAATCCGAAGAGGGAACAAAGAAATGATGGTTGAGGTGGAGGACATTCAGCTTGGCGACATTATGATTGTCAAGCCAGGGCAAAAAATCGCGATGGATGGCATCGTAGTAAAGGGCTTGTCTTCCGTCAATCAAGCTGCTATTACGGGGGAATCTGTCCCTGTTGCTAAAACGGCTGAAGATGAAGTCTTTGCAGGGACATTGAATGAAGAGGGACTGCTTGAGGTTAAAGTGACGAAACATGTAGATGATACGACAATTGCGAAGATCATCCACTTGGTGGAAGAGGCTCAGGCTGAGCGAGCACCTTCACAAGCCTTTGTCGACAAATTTGCTAAATACTATACGCCGCTCATCATGCTTATCGCCTTAGGTGTGGCCGTTGTTCCTCCGCTGTTTTTTGGAGCTGATTGGGATACGTGGATTTACCAGGGATTAGCTGCGCTTGTGGTTGGGTGCCCTTGTGCGCTCGTCATCTCTACTCCTGTTGCGATTGTAACTGCGATTGGGAATGCCGCAAAAAATGGCGTACTGATCAAAGGCGGTATTCATTTAGAAGAGATGGGGGCAATCAAAGCCATTGCCTTTGACAAAACGGGAACACTAACAAAAGGGATCCCCATGGTAACGGATTACCTGCCGCAATCCAATGCCAATTCTAATGAGCTTCTGTCCATTGTTGCCGCATTGGAAAAAGGATCACAGCATCCACTGGCATCAGCTATTATGAAAAAGGCGGAAGAAGAAAATGCGCCCTACCAGGATATCAGTATTGAAGACTTTTCCTCCATTATGGGAAAAGGAATTAAAGGGATCTTTCAAAATAGGATGTATTATGTTGGAAGCCCGAATTTGTTCGAGGAACTATTAACAAATGGAATTCCAGCTGAATTAAAAGCAACAATTGCCCATCTTCAAAAGCAAGGAAAAACGGTCATGGTGGCAGGTACCTCAAAGGAAGTATTGGGTCTGATTGCCGTTGCGGATGTGTTAAGAGAAAACAGCAAAAATGTTATTGAAAATCTTCATTCTATGGGGATTCAAAAAACCATTATGCTTACTGGCGATAACGAAGGAACTGCAAACGCGATTGGTGAACAAGTAAGCGTATCGGATATTAAAGCTGAATTATTGCCACAGGATAAATTAACGTTTATAAAAGATCTTAGAAATAAATATGACCGTGTGGCAATGGTTGGTGACGGTGTAAATGATGCCCCTGCATTGGCTGCTTCTACCATTGGGATTGCCATGGGGGGAGCTGGAACGGATACCGCTCTTGAAACAGCGGATATTGCCCTGATGGCAGATGATCTTGGGAAACTGCCATTTACCGTTAAGTTAAGCAGAAAAGCCCTTAGCATTATTAAGCAAAACATTACGTTTTCATTAGGGATAAAGCTTGTCGCATTACTTCTGGTCATTCCAGGCTGGCTAACGCTTTGGATTGCGATTTTTGCAGATATGGGTGCGACTCTTATTGTCACATTAAACGGCTTGCGTCTTCTCAGAATTAAGGACAAATAA
- a CDS encoding alpha/beta fold hydrolase gives MSEQIMKINKVDICTESFGNSKDPAILLIMGAMTSLDWWDEDFCLRLADQGRFVIRYDHRDLGRSTTYEPGTSNYTITDLADDAAGVLDAYHIEQAHIVGMSMGGLTGQILALRYPDRVLTLTLIASSVFGTEMEKLPPMDQNILDYHAKSASIDWSNRDAAIPYLAGGWKTLAGSKPFEQERIYKLAAREADRAKHLPSRFNHAMLQGGDVYFDRMDEISVPVLIIHGTEDPALPYEHGLALKKAIPHSELVTLDGTGHEIHSEDWNQIIDSVVKLSSR, from the coding sequence ATGAGTGAACAGATAATGAAAATAAATAAAGTGGATATATGTACAGAGAGCTTTGGAAATTCTAAGGATCCAGCAATTCTTTTGATCATGGGCGCAATGACTTCACTGGACTGGTGGGACGAAGACTTCTGTCTCCGTCTAGCTGATCAGGGGAGATTTGTCATTCGGTACGACCATCGGGATCTGGGACGATCGACCACTTATGAACCTGGGACTTCCAATTATACGATAACAGACTTAGCCGACGATGCGGCTGGTGTACTGGATGCTTATCATATAGAGCAGGCACATATCGTTGGCATGTCCATGGGAGGCTTAACTGGCCAGATTCTAGCGTTAAGATATCCTGACCGTGTACTGACGCTTACGCTCATTGCATCAAGTGTGTTTGGGACTGAGATGGAAAAGCTGCCGCCAATGGATCAGAACATACTGGATTACCACGCGAAGAGCGCTTCCATCGATTGGTCGAATCGGGATGCCGCTATTCCTTATCTCGCGGGCGGATGGAAAACTTTAGCCGGCTCCAAACCTTTCGAGCAGGAAAGAATATATAAACTTGCTGCAAGAGAAGCAGATCGCGCCAAACATCTGCCAAGCAGATTTAACCATGCCATGCTGCAAGGTGGAGACGTATATTTCGATAGAATGGATGAGATCAGCGTACCGGTGCTCATTATTCATGGCACAGAAGACCCAGCCCTCCCATACGAGCACGGGCTTGCTCTTAAGAAAGCCATCCCTCATTCTGAATTAGTGACACTTGATGGAACTGGACACGAGATTCATAGTGAAGACTGGAATCAGATTATAGATTCCGTTGTAAAGCTTAGTTCTAGATAA
- a CDS encoding arsenic resistance protein, with protein MNLIEKLYTLIIFLAVIIGISIGQAELIRSNSENFIMPLLVAMLYITFLQIPIEDIRIAFKNIKFTYTSIIINFVWTPILAWLLAMVFLGDNPALYIGFIMLMVTPCTDWYLIFTGIAKGNVALSTAILPLNLILQVILLPIYLLIFGGTTGVIELGFLVESILVALIIPLVLAVLTKILLKNKDQLRESLVSNLSILPIIFLSLAIVAMFASQGQLLLNHLDLLWKITIPILLFFIVNLFVSQKAGQLMRFPNSDRASLSLTTLARNSPIALAIAMTAFPDQPLIALTLVVGPLLELPILAVITQILLFITKEKRT; from the coding sequence TTGAACTTAATTGAGAAATTATATACTCTTATAATATTTTTAGCAGTGATTATCGGTATTAGTATAGGGCAAGCAGAGTTAATAAGGTCTAATTCGGAAAATTTTATTATGCCTTTATTAGTAGCAATGCTATATATTACTTTCTTGCAAATTCCTATTGAAGATATCAGGATAGCTTTTAAGAACATAAAATTTACATACACTTCAATCATCATTAACTTTGTCTGGACACCCATCCTGGCATGGCTGCTGGCAATGGTATTTTTAGGCGATAATCCCGCACTATATATTGGGTTTATTATGCTGATGGTTACACCTTGCACTGATTGGTACTTAATCTTTACAGGCATAGCAAAAGGAAATGTAGCCTTATCAACTGCTATCCTGCCTCTAAACTTAATCTTACAGGTCATATTGCTGCCTATTTACCTCCTGATCTTTGGCGGAACGACAGGAGTAATAGAACTGGGGTTTTTAGTTGAAAGTATTTTGGTTGCATTAATCATACCGTTAGTTCTGGCGGTTTTAACCAAGATCCTCTTAAAAAACAAGGATCAGTTAAGAGAAAGCCTTGTATCCAATCTTAGCATATTGCCAATTATTTTTCTAAGCTTGGCCATCGTTGCAATGTTTGCATCACAGGGACAATTATTGCTTAATCATTTAGATTTACTGTGGAAAATAACAATACCTATCCTTTTATTTTTTATCGTTAATCTTTTTGTCAGTCAAAAAGCTGGACAGCTTATGAGATTTCCGAACTCCGACAGAGCCAGTTTAAGCTTGACTACTTTAGCCAGAAATTCCCCGATTGCTTTAGCCATTGCTATGACCGCATTTCCAGATCAGCCTTTGATTGCGTTAACCTTAGTAGTAGGCCCTCTGCTGGAATTGCCTATCCTGGCCGTCATCACCCAGATTTTATTATTTATTACTAAAGAGAAAAGAACATAA
- a CDS encoding CueP family metal-binding protein, with the protein MKVKIFLAVLLISIVLAGCGQANSNDEAALKAEDIKELVNDYSVGNVKSESASITSQQLMVKKADGEELVYDLPKEEFFVSIAPYVNETHPUTNHSLTGCQGELAEKEFDVYIEDEEGNVILKEKVKSQANGFFDLWLPRDKTYQIRIKYDGKESESEIKTFENDGTCITTIQLT; encoded by the coding sequence ATGAAGGTAAAAATATTTCTGGCTGTCTTACTCATTTCAATTGTATTAGCTGGCTGTGGACAAGCCAATTCAAATGATGAGGCTGCTTTAAAGGCTGAAGACATCAAAGAATTAGTGAATGATTACAGTGTAGGAAACGTGAAAAGCGAGTCTGCTTCGATTACCTCACAGCAGCTGATGGTAAAAAAAGCGGATGGTGAAGAATTAGTCTATGATTTGCCAAAAGAAGAATTTTTTGTTTCTATTGCACCTTACGTTAATGAAACCCATCCTTGAACTAATCATAGCTTGACAGGTTGTCAAGGTGAATTAGCTGAGAAAGAGTTTGATGTATATATTGAAGATGAGGAAGGCAATGTCATTTTGAAAGAAAAAGTAAAGTCCCAGGCTAATGGGTTTTTCGATCTATGGCTCCCAAGAGATAAAACGTATCAAATAAGGATTAAGTATGATGGAAAAGAATCAGAATCAGAAATTAAAACTTTTGAGAATGACGGTACTTGTATTACAACTATTCAATTAACTTAA
- a CDS encoding class I SAM-dependent methyltransferase: MEFWESSFIEKQTMWGFEAADSAILTKDFFLEKNVKDILLPGIGYGRNAKVFIENGINVTGIEISKTAIDLARQNGIDSRIFHGSVIDMPFDDQLYNGVFSHALLHLLNKDEREKFIKDCYDQLKPNGYMIFTAVSKKAPMFGKGKQLDKDYFEIMEGVKMFFYDSHTIKQEFGQYGLIEISEIDEPNKDMKNKPSINFFMIKCKKK, translated from the coding sequence ATGGAATTCTGGGAATCAAGTTTTATAGAAAAACAAACCATGTGGGGGTTTGAGGCTGCAGATTCCGCTATCTTAACAAAGGACTTTTTCCTTGAAAAGAATGTTAAGGATATACTGTTGCCCGGTATTGGATATGGAAGAAATGCGAAGGTTTTTATTGAAAATGGAATAAATGTGACCGGTATTGAGATTTCCAAAACAGCCATTGATCTGGCGAGGCAAAATGGGATTGACAGCAGAATTTTTCATGGCTCAGTAATTGACATGCCTTTTGATGACCAACTTTACAATGGTGTATTCTCTCACGCTCTTCTTCACTTATTGAATAAGGATGAGAGAGAGAAGTTTATTAAAGATTGCTATGATCAGTTAAAGCCAAATGGATATATGATTTTTACAGCTGTTTCAAAAAAAGCCCCCATGTTTGGTAAGGGCAAACAATTGGATAAAGACTATTTTGAGATCATGGAAGGTGTGAAAATGTTTTTTTATGATTCTCACACCATAAAACAAGAATTTGGACAATACGGCCTGATCGAGATTTCAGAAATTGACGAGCCAAATAAGGATATGAAAAATAAACCATCAATAAACTTCTTCATGATAAAATGCAAGAAAAAATAG
- a CDS encoding GNAT family N-acetyltransferase, producing the protein MQKTNYLELRHFSTEHMDILNSFELPKEQVQFTSLPGNYKEVTEGQYRIVILCDGEPVGFFLLHSTERVKDYSDNPQAMLLTSLSINQAKQGQGYAKQAMLLLRKFAADEFPDCNEIVLAVNHKNIAAQKLYEKVGFQDTGSRKMGPIGEQYIMNLIFAE; encoded by the coding sequence ATGCAAAAAACAAATTATTTAGAGTTAAGACATTTCTCTACTGAACATATGGATATTTTAAATTCTTTTGAGCTTCCTAAAGAGCAGGTTCAATTCACTTCGCTGCCAGGCAATTATAAAGAAGTAACTGAAGGTCAGTATCGGATCGTTATCCTTTGTGATGGAGAACCAGTGGGCTTCTTTTTGCTGCATTCAACTGAAAGAGTAAAAGATTATTCGGACAATCCGCAGGCGATGCTGCTAACTTCATTATCCATTAACCAGGCTAAGCAAGGACAAGGGTATGCAAAACAGGCTATGTTATTACTAAGAAAATTTGCTGCTGACGAATTCCCTGACTGTAATGAAATCGTATTAGCTGTTAATCATAAAAACATAGCTGCTCAAAAACTGTATGAGAAAGTTGGGTTTCAGGATACAGGGAGCAGAAAAATGGGACCAATTGGAGAACAGTACATAATGAATTTAATTTTTGCTGAATAG
- a CDS encoding DUF402 domain-containing protein — MTNVRTHQFYGAEVIERKIRYDSEVVEYNCMLLTVRNQSAVLFHIIEDTFTMIANQAQLTIPKGSYTIAYYWEDRPYNLYFWRDHKGNYLGSYFNIVKNTFINDRMVSFEDLIIDILVLPNGEYYILDEDELPESLEKFENGSVQQSLNLLTESLQAVLLQTISESEGIYAHEKFIPLLEKFVNKHT, encoded by the coding sequence ATAACAAATGTAAGAACACATCAATTTTATGGGGCTGAAGTAATAGAAAGGAAAATACGATACGATTCCGAGGTCGTGGAATATAATTGTATGCTGTTGACAGTACGAAATCAAAGTGCGGTGCTTTTTCATATTATTGAAGACACTTTTACAATGATAGCCAATCAAGCTCAATTAACCATACCGAAAGGCAGTTATACAATTGCTTATTACTGGGAAGATCGCCCATATAATTTATATTTCTGGAGAGATCATAAAGGAAATTATTTAGGCTCCTATTTTAACATTGTAAAAAATACATTTATAAACGATAGAATGGTATCTTTTGAAGATTTAATAATCGATATATTGGTGCTTCCGAATGGAGAATATTATATTTTAGACGAGGATGAATTGCCTGAGTCATTGGAGAAATTTGAGAATGGTTCTGTCCAGCAGTCTTTAAACTTATTAACAGAATCTTTACAGGCAGTTCTTCTTCAAACTATTTCAGAATCTGAAGGCATTTATGCGCATGAGAAATTTATTCCTTTGTTGGAGAAGTTTGTGAATAAGCACACGTAA